One stretch of Segatella copri DNA includes these proteins:
- a CDS encoding 3-methyl-2-oxobutanoate dehydrogenase subunit VorB, producing MANQEVTLMKGNEAIAHACIRCGADGFFGYPITPQSEIIETLALLKPWETSGMVVLQAESEVAAINMVYGGAGAGKRVITTSSSPGVALMQEGISYMAGAEIPGVIVNVQRGGPGLGTIQPSQSDYFQATRGGGNGDYNVIVLAPASVQEMADFVDLAFTLAFKYRNPAMILSDGVIGQMMEKVVLPPVKPRRTEEEIAKECPWATIGRPKSRPVNIMTSLELKPEVMEERNIALQEKYRKIRETEVRYETEQMDDADYVIVAFGSAARIAEKSIESAREQGIKVGLFRPITLWPFPEKEIHELAKTKKGILVVEINAGQMVQDVRLAVNGQTPVKHFGRLGGIVPEPEEIVEALKKLIK from the coding sequence ATGGCAAATCAGGAAGTTACATTAATGAAAGGCAATGAGGCGATAGCCCATGCCTGTATCAGATGTGGTGCGGATGGTTTCTTCGGCTATCCTATCACACCTCAAAGTGAGATTATAGAGACGCTGGCTCTGCTCAAGCCATGGGAAACATCAGGTATGGTGGTTCTGCAGGCTGAGAGTGAGGTGGCGGCTATCAACATGGTTTATGGTGGCGCCGGTGCCGGTAAGCGTGTCATTACCACTTCTTCAAGTCCGGGTGTGGCTTTGATGCAAGAGGGTATCTCTTACATGGCAGGTGCTGAGATTCCGGGCGTTATCGTCAATGTGCAGCGTGGCGGTCCGGGTCTGGGTACCATCCAGCCATCCCAAAGTGATTATTTCCAGGCTACCCGCGGCGGTGGTAACGGCGACTATAATGTGATTGTGCTGGCTCCTGCTTCTGTTCAGGAGATGGCTGATTTCGTTGATCTCGCCTTTACGCTTGCCTTTAAGTATCGCAATCCTGCGATGATTCTGAGCGATGGTGTCATAGGTCAGATGATGGAGAAGGTGGTTCTGCCTCCTGTCAAGCCTCGACGTACAGAGGAGGAGATTGCGAAGGAATGTCCTTGGGCTACCATCGGCCGTCCGAAGAGTCGTCCAGTCAACATCATGACCTCTCTGGAACTCAAGCCTGAGGTAATGGAGGAGCGCAATATTGCTCTTCAGGAGAAATACAGAAAAATCCGTGAAACCGAGGTTCGTTATGAAACCGAACAGATGGATGATGCCGACTATGTTATCGTAGCCTTCGGTAGTGCGGCACGTATTGCCGAGAAGAGCATCGAGAGTGCGCGTGAGCAGGGCATCAAGGTAGGCTTGTTCCGTCCTATCACCCTCTGGCCTTTCCCTGAAAAGGAGATTCATGAACTCGCCAAGACCAAGAAGGGCATTCTGGTTGTAGAAATCAATGCCGGTCAGATGGTTCAGGATGTGCGACTGGCTGTGAATGGTCAGACTCCTGTGAAGCACTTTGGTCGTCTGGGCGGTATCGTACCGGAGCCGGAGGAAATCGTTGAAGCATTAAAGAAGTTAATAAAATGA
- a CDS encoding ABC transporter ATP-binding protein — translation MIDIKGITKSFGSLQVLKGIDLHIDKGEVVSIVGPSGAGKTTLLQIIGTLDKPDSGSIMVDGIDVSSLSTKKLSDFRNQHLGFVFQFHQLLPEFTALENIMIPAFIAGKSRKEAKERAEELLEFMGLSDRASHKPAELSGGEKQRVAVARALVNNPAVILADEPSGSLDTKNKAELHQLFFDLRDKFGQTFVIVTHDEGLASITDRTIHLKDGMIEKTVEAGATDSQEETADNNKEVSAEEPDSSIDCI, via the coding sequence ATGATTGATATAAAAGGTATAACCAAGAGCTTCGGCTCCCTGCAGGTGCTTAAGGGCATCGACCTGCATATTGACAAGGGCGAGGTGGTAAGTATCGTCGGTCCTAGTGGTGCCGGCAAGACTACACTCCTCCAGATTATCGGTACCCTCGACAAGCCTGATAGTGGCAGCATCATGGTTGATGGCATCGATGTAAGCAGCCTCAGCACCAAGAAACTGAGCGATTTCCGCAACCAGCATCTCGGTTTCGTCTTCCAGTTCCACCAACTTCTCCCTGAGTTCACCGCCCTGGAGAACATCATGATTCCTGCCTTCATTGCAGGCAAGAGCCGAAAAGAAGCCAAGGAGCGTGCCGAGGAGTTATTGGAATTCATGGGCTTGAGCGATAGAGCCAGTCACAAGCCTGCCGAGTTATCCGGTGGTGAGAAACAGCGTGTAGCCGTGGCGAGAGCTTTGGTCAATAATCCTGCCGTCATCCTTGCCGATGAGCCATCAGGAAGTCTCGACACCAAGAACAAGGCTGAGCTTCACCAGCTCTTCTTCGACCTCAGAGACAAGTTCGGTCAGACTTTCGTCATCGTAACTCATGATGAGGGCCTTGCTTCCATCACCGACCGCACCATCCATCTCAAGGATGGAATGATTGAGAAGACGGTGGAAGCAGGAGCTACTGATAGCCAGGAAGAAACTGCAGATAACAATAAAGAAGTTTCTGCTGAAGAACCAGACTCATCCATAGATTGCATCTAA
- a CDS encoding nucleotidyltransferase family protein: MMTVQDYIAIIRQNSSKITQDFGIKTLRIFGSVSRNEQTEQSDLDICVETETPNPFLLADLKEFLEDLFKCSVDVVRIHKNMNPFFKSRIERDGIYVIR, translated from the coding sequence ATGATGACAGTTCAAGATTATATAGCAATAATTAGGCAAAATAGTTCCAAGATTACTCAAGATTTTGGAATCAAGACCTTGCGCATTTTTGGTTCCGTATCACGAAATGAACAAACAGAGCAAAGTGATTTGGATATTTGTGTAGAAACAGAAACTCCTAATCCTTTTTTATTGGCCGATTTGAAAGAATTCTTAGAGGACTTGTTTAAGTGCTCTGTTGATGTTGTGCGTATTCACAAAAACATGAATCCTTTCTTTAAATCAAGAATTGAACGGGATGGAATCTATGTAATACGATAA
- a CDS encoding 4Fe-4S binding protein: protein MSKIKGAIVVDTGRCKGCSLCVEACPQHVIALAEKKVNVHGYRYVEAAVPDACVGCTSCAIVCPDGCITVYRKKED, encoded by the coding sequence ATGAGTAAGATTAAAGGGGCTATTGTAGTCGACACCGGGCGTTGCAAGGGATGCTCGCTCTGTGTGGAGGCTTGTCCTCAGCATGTCATCGCATTGGCAGAGAAAAAAGTCAATGTGCATGGTTACCGTTATGTAGAGGCAGCTGTACCTGATGCGTGTGTTGGTTGCACTTCGTGCGCCATCGTGTGTCCGGACGGCTGTATCACTGTTTATCGTAAGAAGGAGGACTAA
- a CDS encoding tetratricopeptide repeat protein encodes MTAEEYYQQGNAWRKQGDFKRALDCYMEAIALDPESPAVAAKEMLDDIMSFYCKDYYNP; translated from the coding sequence ATGACAGCAGAAGAATATTATCAGCAAGGTAACGCCTGGCGCAAGCAGGGTGACTTTAAGCGTGCCCTCGACTGCTATATGGAGGCCATTGCCCTCGATCCGGAGAGCCCTGCCGTAGCAGCCAAGGAGATGCTGGATGATATCATGAGCTTTTATTGCAAAGACTACTACAATCCATAA
- a CDS encoding cation:proton antiporter, with translation MFHIAQYFPITDPTLIFFVVLLIILFAPIIMGKLRIPHIIGMVLAGVLIGKYGLNILERDSSFELFGKVGLYYIMFLAALEMDMEGMKKNKSRLLIYGLLTCFIPFFLTYGMSIWLLHYSAKASFLLSCIMASNTLIAYPIVSRYGLQQKPSVTLSVGSSMISLLIALIMLAGLVASFSKHDGVLFWVFFTLKFAVYCGVMIMLIPRLTRWFLRRYSDAVMQFIFVLSMLFMSAALSQIVGIEGVFGAFFAGLILNRYIPHVSPLMNRLEFIGNALFIPYFLIGVGMLININLLFQGSHILWVVFCIAFFGTLGKAIAAYIACLGFRLPLSSGHMMFGLTSAHAAGSIAMVMVGMHLLVAPGTYLVNDDMLNGVVMMILFTCIISSILTDRSSQKIILRDKELPDAEDDKKVSDEKILVPVKYPEYADNLMSLAFLVRNQKLNRGLICLNVVYEDKDMRYNQEQGRRLLEHCSQLAAATDVMTQTQVRIAANIANGIKHAFNEFQCSEIIIGMHMHPEVSPKFWGEFHQSLFNGLSRQIIMARIRQPLNTLRRIQVAVPSRAEFEPGFYRWLERLARLAGNLDCRIQFHGREESLALINEYIKNRHPEVRADYTQMIHWNELPQLASQISPDHLFVVVTARKGTVSYKTALERLPEEITKYFSGTNLMIIFPDQHGDSYGDQLTFAEPQHQEEISAYESFLQWFKKKFRK, from the coding sequence ATGTTCCATATCGCTCAATACTTCCCTATCACAGACCCTACGTTGATATTCTTCGTAGTGCTCCTCATCATCCTCTTTGCCCCTATCATCATGGGTAAACTCCGTATCCCGCACATCATCGGTATGGTGCTGGCAGGTGTGCTCATAGGCAAATACGGACTGAATATCCTGGAGCGCGACTCTTCGTTTGAGCTCTTCGGAAAGGTGGGACTCTATTACATCATGTTCCTCGCCGCACTGGAGATGGATATGGAAGGCATGAAAAAGAACAAGTCGCGACTGCTTATCTATGGCCTGCTCACCTGTTTTATACCGTTCTTCCTCACATACGGCATGAGTATCTGGTTGCTCCACTACTCTGCCAAGGCTTCCTTCCTGCTGAGCTGCATCATGGCATCCAATACGCTGATTGCCTATCCTATCGTTTCGAGATACGGATTGCAACAGAAACCGAGCGTTACGCTGAGTGTGGGATCGAGCATGATTTCGCTGCTCATAGCCCTGATTATGCTTGCCGGACTGGTAGCATCGTTCAGCAAACATGACGGCGTACTGTTCTGGGTATTCTTCACCCTCAAGTTTGCCGTCTATTGTGGCGTGATGATCATGCTGATTCCCCGACTTACAAGATGGTTTTTGCGAAGATACAGCGATGCGGTGATGCAGTTTATCTTCGTACTTTCGATGCTCTTTATGAGTGCGGCACTTTCGCAGATAGTGGGCATCGAGGGCGTTTTCGGTGCTTTCTTCGCCGGTCTGATATTAAACAGATATATTCCGCATGTTTCGCCGCTGATGAACCGCCTCGAGTTTATCGGCAATGCCCTTTTCATTCCTTATTTTCTGATAGGTGTGGGCATGCTGATCAATATCAATCTTCTGTTTCAGGGCAGTCATATTCTATGGGTCGTGTTCTGCATCGCCTTCTTCGGAACCCTGGGCAAAGCCATCGCAGCCTATATCGCCTGTCTGGGTTTCCGATTGCCACTTTCTTCGGGTCACATGATGTTCGGACTCACTTCGGCTCATGCTGCCGGAAGTATCGCCATGGTGATGGTGGGTATGCATCTGCTCGTAGCACCGGGCACTTATCTCGTCAACGATGATATGCTCAATGGTGTGGTTATGATGATTCTGTTTACCTGCATCATCTCATCCATCCTTACCGACCGATCTTCGCAGAAGATTATCCTGAGAGACAAGGAACTGCCTGATGCGGAAGACGACAAGAAGGTGAGCGATGAGAAGATTCTGGTTCCGGTGAAATATCCTGAATATGCCGACAACCTGATGAGTCTGGCGTTTCTGGTGAGAAACCAGAAACTGAACAGGGGTCTCATCTGCCTGAATGTGGTATATGAAGACAAGGACATGCGATACAACCAGGAACAGGGAAGACGGCTTCTGGAACATTGCAGTCAGCTGGCTGCTGCCACCGATGTGATGACGCAGACCCAGGTTCGTATTGCAGCCAACATCGCCAACGGCATCAAGCATGCCTTCAACGAGTTCCAATGTTCTGAGATTATCATCGGAATGCACATGCATCCTGAGGTTTCGCCGAAGTTCTGGGGAGAATTCCACCAGAGTCTCTTCAACGGATTGAGCCGACAGATCATCATGGCACGCATCAGACAGCCGTTGAATACATTGAGAAGAATACAGGTAGCCGTACCTTCGAGAGCAGAGTTTGAGCCGGGTTTCTACCGCTGGTTGGAACGACTAGCCCGACTTGCCGGCAATCTCGACTGCCGCATCCAGTTTCATGGCAGAGAAGAGAGTCTGGCGCTCATCAATGAATATATCAAGAACCGGCATCCGGAAGTGCGTGCTGATTATACCCAGATGATTCACTGGAACGAGTTGCCGCAGCTGGCTTCGCAGATATCTCCAGACCACCTGTTCGTGGTAGTAACCGCCCGTAAGGGAACCGTATCTTACAAGACAGCACTGGAGCGTCTGCCGGAGGAAATAACGAAATACTTCTCAGGTACCAACCTGATGATTATCTTCCCCGACCAGCATGGTGATTCCTACGGCGACCAGCTTACCTTCGCTGAGCCTCAGCATCAGGAAGAGATCAGTGCTTACGAATCATTCCTGCAATGGTTTAAGAAGAAGTTCAGAAAATAA
- a CDS encoding protein tyrosine phosphatase has protein sequence MNTTKLTREEALRGWDASKETKRKMVEKLETLVRNSCLERTGKEPIGIEVW, from the coding sequence ATGAATACAACAAAGTTAACAAGAGAAGAAGCGTTGCGAGGTTGGGATGCTTCTAAGGAAACCAAGCGTAAGATGGTTGAAAAGCTAGAAACCTTGGTAAGGAATAGTTGTCTTGAACGTACAGGCAAAGAACCTATTGGGATAGAAGTATGGTAG
- a CDS encoding thiamine pyrophosphate-dependent enzyme produces the protein MNDIISPENLVYKKPTLMNDTPMHYCPGCSHGVVHKLVAEVIEEMGMEDKTVGVCPVGCAVFAYRYLDIDWQEAAHGRAPAVATGIKRLWPDRLVFTYQGDGDLACIGTCETIHALNRGEHIAIIFINNAIYGMTGGQMAPTTLLGQKTATCPYGREADLHGYPLNITELASHLQGTCYVTRQSVETVASIKKAKKAIRKAFEASMQGKGSSLVEIVSTCNSGWKLSPVEANKWMEENMFKQYPKGDLKDTTGM, from the coding sequence ATGAATGATATAATTTCACCAGAGAATCTGGTATATAAGAAGCCTACGCTGATGAACGATACCCCGATGCACTATTGCCCGGGGTGTTCGCATGGCGTAGTTCATAAGCTCGTTGCCGAGGTTATAGAGGAGATGGGCATGGAGGATAAGACGGTAGGCGTATGTCCGGTGGGCTGCGCTGTCTTTGCTTATCGCTATTTGGATATTGACTGGCAGGAGGCTGCTCATGGTCGTGCACCTGCTGTAGCTACGGGTATCAAGCGCTTGTGGCCTGATCGTCTTGTCTTCACTTATCAGGGCGATGGCGACCTGGCTTGCATCGGTACCTGCGAAACTATCCACGCCCTGAACCGTGGTGAGCATATCGCCATCATCTTCATCAATAATGCCATCTATGGTATGACCGGCGGACAGATGGCTCCAACCACCCTGTTGGGTCAGAAGACTGCTACCTGTCCTTATGGTAGAGAGGCTGATCTTCATGGTTATCCACTCAATATTACCGAGTTGGCAAGCCATCTGCAGGGTACTTGTTATGTAACCCGCCAGAGTGTGGAGACCGTGGCAAGCATCAAAAAGGCAAAGAAGGCTATCCGTAAGGCGTTCGAGGCAAGCATGCAGGGCAAGGGCTCCAGCCTGGTAGAGATTGTTTCTACCTGCAACAGCGGTTGGAAACTCTCACCTGTTGAGGCCAACAAGTGGATGGAAGAGAACATGTTTAAGCAGTATCCTAAGGGTGACCTGAAGGATACAACGGGAATGTAA
- a CDS encoding 2-oxoacid:acceptor oxidoreductase family protein encodes MKTEIIISGFGGQGVLSMGKILAYSGLMEDKEVTWMPAYGPEQRGGTANVTVIVSDSRISSPILSHYDVAIVLNQPSLDKFEPKIKPGGILIYDGYGVMNPPQRKDITIYRIDAMDKAAEMKNSKVFNMIVLGGLLKVCPVVSTDGLNKALYKSLPERHHGLIPLNMQAVEEGMKIIEKVDR; translated from the coding sequence ATGAAGACAGAAATCATTATATCCGGTTTTGGCGGTCAGGGCGTTCTCTCTATGGGAAAGATTCTGGCTTATTCAGGACTGATGGAGGATAAGGAGGTAACCTGGATGCCTGCTTATGGACCAGAGCAGCGTGGCGGTACAGCCAATGTAACGGTCATTGTGAGCGACAGTCGCATCTCTTCGCCTATCCTGAGCCATTATGATGTAGCCATCGTGCTCAATCAGCCGTCGCTCGACAAGTTTGAGCCGAAGATTAAGCCAGGCGGCATCCTGATTTACGATGGCTATGGTGTGATGAATCCTCCACAGCGCAAGGACATCACCATTTATCGCATTGATGCAATGGACAAGGCTGCCGAGATGAAAAACTCCAAGGTGTTCAATATGATTGTTTTGGGCGGTCTGCTGAAGGTTTGTCCTGTTGTGAGCACCGATGGTTTGAACAAGGCGCTTTACAAGTCATTGCCAGAGCGCCATCATGGTTTGATTCCACTGAACATGCAGGCAGTGGAAGAGGGAATGAAGATTATCGAAAAGGTAGACCGATAA
- a CDS encoding CvfB family protein has protein sequence MSKKIKLGDYNRLRIVKKVDFGLYLDGGDEGEILLPSRYVPENVGIGDELDVFIYLDQEERLIATTETPLAKVGDFAYLEVKWVNEYGAFLGWGLMKDIFCPFREQKKRMVLGNSYIVHIHIDEESYRIVASAKIERYLNEDHPHYKHGDEVDLLIWQKTDLGFKVIIDNQYPGLLYQDQIFQYIHTGDKMKGYIGRVRPDGKIDVTLQKTGIQQTADFAETLYQYLLDNDGECNLGDKSEADDIYERFHVSKKVYKRAVGDLYKKRLITVSPMSIRLAE, from the coding sequence ATGAGCAAAAAGATAAAACTCGGCGATTACAATCGCCTTCGCATCGTAAAGAAAGTTGATTTCGGTCTGTATCTCGATGGTGGTGACGAGGGAGAAATCCTCCTTCCTTCCCGCTACGTCCCAGAGAATGTCGGCATCGGCGACGAGCTGGATGTCTTCATCTATCTCGACCAGGAAGAGCGCCTCATAGCAACCACCGAAACCCCTTTGGCAAAGGTGGGCGACTTCGCCTATCTCGAAGTGAAATGGGTCAACGAATACGGAGCCTTTCTGGGCTGGGGGTTGATGAAGGACATCTTCTGCCCATTCCGCGAGCAGAAGAAACGTATGGTGCTCGGCAACTCCTACATCGTGCATATCCACATCGATGAGGAGAGCTACCGCATCGTTGCCTCTGCCAAGATTGAGCGTTATCTCAACGAAGACCATCCTCACTACAAGCATGGTGATGAGGTGGATCTCCTCATCTGGCAGAAGACCGACCTCGGCTTCAAGGTTATCATCGACAACCAGTATCCGGGTCTCCTCTATCAGGACCAGATTTTCCAGTACATCCATACCGGTGACAAGATGAAGGGCTACATCGGAAGAGTTCGTCCTGACGGAAAGATAGATGTCACCCTGCAGAAGACCGGCATCCAGCAGACAGCCGACTTCGCCGAGACCCTCTACCAGTATCTCCTGGACAACGACGGCGAGTGCAACCTTGGAGACAAGAGCGAGGCCGACGACATCTACGAGCGTTTCCACGTGAGCAAGAAGGTTTACAAGCGTGCCGTGGGCGATCTATACAAAAAGCGCCTCATCACCGTAAGCCCGATGAGCATCCGATTGGCGGAATAA
- a CDS encoding AAA family ATPase, whose product MENPFIITGYIKPEYFCDREKEAERIINKVTGGENMVVMAARRVGKSKLIDFCMDSSAIKDHFICISIDILRTSSIHEFAFELGKAVFELAARRGTKMMRMVVNTLKSINGCFGYDPISNIPTFNLSLGDISNPLYTLDEIFACLEQADKKCIVAIDEFQQIGYYPEKNMEAILRTYIQKCSNANFIFSGSERHLISKMFSEKAHPFYNSADMMNLEVIPLDKYKEFAIRLFGKFDKKIKEKAIEQVYQAFGGNTYYMQKVMHEAFNQTVPQAEADCEMIEGIIHALVLDNDHKFSEILSRLTLPQKELLYAVAKEGMASQITSSGFVKKHRLRSASSVQSAVKKLLEYHLISTSQSAYYIDDQLMNLWLKE is encoded by the coding sequence ATGGAGAATCCTTTTATCATAACGGGTTATATCAAGCCCGAATATTTCTGCGACAGAGAAAAGGAAGCGGAAAGAATCATCAATAAGGTAACGGGTGGTGAGAATATGGTGGTAATGGCTGCAAGACGAGTAGGCAAGAGTAAACTGATAGACTTTTGCATGGATTCTTCTGCCATCAAAGACCATTTCATCTGTATATCCATCGATATCCTCCGAACTTCCAGCATCCATGAATTTGCGTTCGAGTTGGGAAAGGCTGTATTTGAATTGGCTGCCCGTCGTGGAACCAAGATGATGAGAATGGTGGTTAACACTCTGAAGTCTATCAATGGCTGCTTCGGTTACGATCCGATTTCCAATATCCCAACGTTTAATCTTTCGTTGGGTGATATTTCTAATCCGCTCTATACTTTGGATGAGATATTTGCCTGTTTGGAGCAGGCTGATAAGAAATGCATCGTTGCCATCGACGAGTTTCAGCAGATAGGTTATTATCCAGAGAAAAATATGGAAGCCATTCTCAGGACTTATATTCAGAAGTGCAGCAATGCCAATTTCATCTTTTCGGGCAGCGAGCGTCATCTAATCTCCAAGATGTTTTCCGAGAAAGCGCATCCTTTTTACAATAGTGCTGATATGATGAACCTGGAGGTGATTCCGCTTGATAAATACAAGGAGTTTGCTATCCGCTTGTTTGGTAAGTTTGATAAGAAGATTAAGGAGAAGGCTATAGAGCAGGTGTATCAGGCTTTTGGTGGCAATACCTATTATATGCAGAAGGTGATGCACGAGGCTTTTAATCAGACTGTGCCACAGGCTGAGGCTGATTGTGAGATGATAGAGGGCATTATCCATGCTTTGGTATTGGATAATGATCATAAGTTTAGCGAGATACTTTCCCGTCTCACTCTTCCGCAGAAGGAACTACTATATGCTGTTGCTAAGGAGGGAATGGCTAGTCAGATTACTTCTTCTGGTTTTGTGAAGAAGCATCGTCTCCGTTCGGCAAGTAGCGTGCAGAGTGCCGTGAAGAAACTGCTGGAATATCATCTGATTTCTACTTCTCAAAGTGCGTATTATATTGATGATCAGCTTATGAACTTATGGTTGAAGGAGTAA
- a CDS encoding dicarboxylate/amino acid:cation symporter, with protein sequence MNNIGNRQPDSNAGCSKQKGVKNKQTRQLVLWIGALIVGAVLGIFGISWLDGLMNFIATVYTRLFQLLAVPTIALAVITTLASLGNQADTGKIFRHAITYTLLTTIAAAAVGLVLYNIVSPGNLPTALVQSGMADVPQKLGETSYYDHILGVIPNNIIKPFAEGNVLSILILAAAAGIALTKMPSSDKKEVVMKGLFGLQDLLFMLIHGLIWALPLGIVAFAAQLSAQFSAGIVMASLGKYVAVILGGNVIQFFIILPLFLLARGLNPVRTLGKMMPAVLMALFTKSSAATLPVTMQTAEDRLGVSNQVSRFVLPICTTINMNGCAAFILVTSLFLMQNGGMPLPWTTMILWLFISVISAVGNAGVPMGCYFLTLSLMSGINAPIGIMGIILPIYTIIDMVETAENVWSDSCVCAMVDRDLKR encoded by the coding sequence ATGAATAATATTGGAAATAGACAGCCGGATAGCAATGCTGGCTGCAGTAAGCAAAAAGGAGTGAAGAATAAGCAAACCCGGCAGCTGGTACTATGGATTGGCGCTTTGATAGTAGGCGCCGTCTTGGGGATATTCGGCATCAGCTGGCTGGATGGTCTGATGAACTTCATAGCCACGGTCTATACCCGCTTATTCCAGCTTCTGGCAGTACCAACCATAGCCTTGGCAGTTATCACAACCCTGGCATCCTTGGGCAACCAGGCAGATACCGGTAAGATATTCCGCCACGCCATCACCTACACCCTGCTCACGACGATAGCAGCTGCAGCAGTGGGACTGGTGCTCTACAACATCGTTTCTCCAGGCAATTTACCTACAGCCTTGGTACAGAGCGGTATGGCGGATGTTCCCCAAAAGCTGGGAGAAACCAGCTATTATGACCATATTCTTGGGGTAATACCCAACAACATCATCAAGCCGTTTGCCGAAGGAAATGTACTCTCTATATTGATTTTGGCGGCAGCAGCAGGTATTGCTTTAACCAAAATGCCATCAAGCGATAAAAAAGAAGTCGTGATGAAGGGATTGTTTGGATTACAGGATCTGCTTTTCATGCTGATTCATGGATTAATCTGGGCTCTGCCTCTGGGTATCGTTGCCTTTGCAGCACAACTCTCAGCCCAGTTCTCTGCGGGTATCGTGATGGCTTCTCTAGGAAAGTACGTAGCTGTTATCCTGGGAGGTAATGTCATTCAATTCTTCATCATCCTTCCGCTCTTCCTCTTGGCAAGAGGCTTGAACCCTGTGCGTACACTGGGCAAGATGATGCCGGCAGTATTAATGGCTCTGTTTACAAAGAGTTCTGCTGCTACGTTGCCGGTGACGATGCAGACAGCAGAAGACAGACTGGGAGTTTCCAATCAGGTTTCCCGCTTCGTATTACCTATCTGTACTACCATCAACATGAATGGTTGCGCTGCGTTTATCCTCGTAACCTCCTTATTCCTGATGCAGAATGGAGGAATGCCTTTACCTTGGACTACGATGATTCTCTGGCTCTTCATTTCAGTTATCTCAGCAGTGGGTAATGCAGGAGTGCCGATGGGATGTTATTTCCTTACCCTATCTCTGATGTCCGGTATCAATGCTCCTATCGGCATCATGGGCATCATCCTGCCAATCTATACCATTATCGACATGGTAGAGACGGCAGAAAACGTATGGTCTGATTCCTGTGTCTGCGCCATGGTGGATAGGGATTTGAAAAGATAG